The Exiguobacterium sp. FSL W8-0210 genome has a window encoding:
- a CDS encoding Ig-like domain-containing protein, with product MKKLFCISILFVALIFNLHQINASETSSGTQVSGIITSDVTWTKEGSPYSLVGNVQIGGKLKVEPGVIVKGNRKKISVFGELEVLGTAENKVRLVDLDLSGGNESRKGSVKISNSNLFRCNFNFERIGTFFQLKNSWMDDTLGQNENSENEYYGNTNYFGTFTEIEKNIFSNVSPIHIDNNSTFTNNIFFEKSNLIIEGKEQIYFKYNSFLSQETDQIRLNNANAKVSSFEENFWNTDKKEEIQNKIFDGNDDLSINNTIDLNSILEFPHKETPEIVTMKKPTVINEVNEHSTSIKGFAEPNSILSLSYITTSPYDAGGGSKKIFVDSNGEFEINLEMSGNFTFYLSTYKNGVTGEATKIIALDVTPPPIPIVETINDRTKIVIGRAEPGSTVIIKSGMRILGTAINNVPMNQRIYGTMYQGLGFSIPIDLQKAGTKLTIVSVDYGGNESTAKEIIVEDTTSPESPTVYKITDKTTLVSGKSEPNAIIYVMNEAELLGTAKVNSEGDYQVYIDQQEAGKKLMIFSIDPSGNRSAATEIIVKDTTPPYSPIVYEITDKTTLVTGKAESASKVVVMLGTKEIGYSNADSSGNFEVPIIRQEAGIRLKIVAIDYDENISQPTEMTVKDSTAPLKPKVDTVTDQSIIVSGVSEPNAKVIVKTKSKLIGQSFVEKDGRYNVSVPRQKGNTELLVYAADKFGNISLPTKIKVLDKTPPSIPVVYSVSDLSTAVKGKSENGSKVFVMLGSKSLGSSTAKNGVYSVKINKQKPGTKLMIYAVDVSRNKSVNKQIVVLDRTPPKIFVLNKVTTISKFVSGKAEKNSKILIYNGSKKIGDGNVDSKGNFNVKIKNQKRDSILKVYAQDKFGNRSRGEVIKITQ from the coding sequence ATGAAAAAACTATTCTGTATAAGTATTTTGTTCGTAGCTTTAATCTTTAATCTTCATCAAATTAATGCAAGTGAAACATCTAGTGGAACACAAGTAAGTGGTATTATAACTTCGGATGTAACATGGACCAAAGAAGGTTCACCTTACAGTTTAGTAGGAAATGTTCAGATTGGTGGCAAACTTAAAGTAGAACCTGGAGTAATAGTCAAAGGAAATAGAAAAAAAATTTCTGTCTTTGGTGAATTAGAAGTTTTAGGTACTGCTGAAAATAAAGTAAGGCTTGTTGATTTGGATTTAAGTGGTGGAAATGAAAGTCGTAAAGGATCAGTTAAGATCTCCAATAGTAATTTATTTAGATGTAATTTCAATTTTGAGAGAATAGGGACTTTTTTTCAACTTAAAAATTCTTGGATGGATGATACTTTAGGACAAAATGAGAATAGTGAAAATGAATATTATGGAAACACAAATTACTTTGGGACATTCACCGAAATTGAAAAAAATATATTTTCTAATGTATCGCCTATACATATTGATAATAACTCAACTTTTACAAATAACATCTTTTTCGAAAAAAGTAACTTGATTATTGAAGGAAAAGAACAAATATATTTTAAATATAATAGCTTTTTGAGCCAAGAAACTGATCAAATCAGATTGAATAACGCAAATGCAAAGGTAAGTAGTTTTGAAGAAAATTTTTGGAACACTGATAAAAAAGAAGAAATTCAAAATAAGATATTTGATGGGAATGATGACTTAAGTATTAATAACACAATAGACTTAAATTCAATTTTAGAATTTCCTCATAAAGAAACTCCAGAAATCGTTACAATGAAAAAACCAACCGTTATAAACGAAGTTAATGAACACAGCACTTCTATAAAAGGATTCGCAGAACCTAATTCAATTCTTAGTCTCTCATATATTACTACTAGTCCTTACGATGCTGGTGGTGGAAGTAAAAAAATATTTGTTGATTCTAATGGTGAATTCGAAATAAATCTTGAGATGAGTGGAAACTTCACATTTTATTTAAGTACATACAAAAATGGGGTTACTGGTGAAGCTACAAAAATAATAGCATTGGATGTTACTCCTCCACCTATTCCAATAGTTGAAACAATAAATGATCGTACTAAGATTGTTATCGGAAGAGCAGAACCCGGATCAACAGTGATCATAAAAAGTGGAATGAGAATTTTGGGAACAGCAATTAACAATGTCCCTATGAATCAAAGAATATATGGGACAATGTATCAAGGATTAGGATTCAGCATACCAATTGATCTACAGAAAGCTGGTACAAAACTGACAATTGTTTCGGTTGATTATGGAGGAAACGAAAGTACAGCTAAAGAAATTATTGTAGAAGATACAACATCACCAGAATCACCTACTGTATATAAAATTACTGATAAAACTACATTAGTCAGTGGAAAATCTGAACCTAACGCTATTATTTATGTTATGAATGAAGCGGAATTGTTAGGTACAGCAAAAGTTAATTCAGAAGGAGATTATCAAGTTTATATCGATCAACAAGAGGCAGGTAAAAAGTTAATGATTTTTTCGATAGATCCTTCAGGAAACAGAAGTGCAGCAACAGAAATAATTGTTAAAGATACAACACCTCCATATTCACCAATAGTTTATGAAATTACAGACAAAACAACTTTAGTGACTGGTAAGGCAGAGAGTGCTTCTAAAGTTGTGGTTATGTTAGGAACAAAAGAAATCGGTTATTCGAATGCAGATTCAAGTGGAAATTTTGAAGTACCAATTATTAGACAAGAAGCAGGAATAAGACTAAAAATCGTCGCAATTGATTATGACGAAAATATCAGTCAACCAACTGAAATGACCGTTAAAGACTCAACAGCTCCGTTAAAACCAAAAGTAGATACAGTAACAGATCAGTCTATTATTGTCAGTGGCGTTTCAGAACCTAATGCAAAAGTTATTGTTAAAACAAAATCTAAATTAATTGGACAGAGTTTTGTTGAAAAAGACGGAAGATACAATGTAAGTGTCCCGAGACAAAAGGGAAATACAGAATTACTAGTATATGCTGCAGACAAATTTGGAAATATAAGTTTGCCAACTAAAATAAAGGTATTAGATAAAACACCACCTTCAATTCCAGTCGTATATTCAGTTTCTGATCTATCAACAGCTGTTAAAGGTAAATCTGAGAATGGTTCAAAGGTATTTGTAATGTTGGGTTCTAAATCGCTTGGATCATCTACTGCTAAGAATGGTGTATACAGTGTTAAAATAAATAAACAAAAGCCTGGAACTAAACTAATGATTTATGCTGTAGATGTTTCAAGAAATAAAAGCGTTAATAAACAAATTGTTGTTTTAGATCGAACACCACCGAAGATTTTTGTGTTAAATAAAGTGACCACAATTAGTAAATTTGTAAGCGGCAAGGCAGAAAAAAATTCTAAAATATTAATTTATAATGGTTCTAAAAAAATTGGAGATGGAAATGTTGATTCCAAGGGGAATTTTAATGTGAAAATTAAAAATCAAAAACGAGATTCTATTTTAAAAGTGTATGCTCAAGATAAATTTGGAAATAGAAGTAGAGGAGAAGTTATTAAAATTACACAATAA
- a CDS encoding ParA family protein: protein MKKIALYNRKGGVGKSTTTINLAHAYARQGLRVLVIDADDQASTTNGLGLTDDYDGKVLLDCLIEEYDPLYAPIEQVIVTCDYELGTIHLVPTRRSASPTGLTSQMGYEYRLIEELARLEDLFDICLIDCPGSTSALNPYARCALVAQDRIVMPVQMQKFSMDAVYTAPEELEEMRNGYKEDIHISAFIPTMVNARSKGDMATVDELKELGEEVGIPVLTTIPYIVKIQSLQREARPVIDHKSPATDAYLQLAEEVLSL, encoded by the coding sequence GTGAAAAAAATTGCCTTATATAATCGAAAGGGTGGCGTCGGAAAATCAACGACCACGATTAATCTAGCCCACGCATATGCTCGCCAAGGATTGCGCGTTCTAGTCATTGATGCAGATGACCAAGCATCGACGACAAACGGACTAGGCTTAACCGATGATTACGATGGAAAAGTGCTTCTTGATTGTCTGATAGAAGAATACGATCCGTTGTACGCACCGATTGAACAAGTGATTGTTACCTGTGATTATGAACTAGGAACGATTCACTTAGTACCAACGCGTCGCTCTGCTTCTCCTACCGGACTGACGAGTCAGATGGGATATGAATACCGCTTGATTGAAGAACTAGCGCGACTTGAAGACTTATTTGATATTTGTTTAATTGATTGCCCGGGATCAACGTCCGCTTTAAACCCATACGCTCGTTGTGCTCTTGTTGCTCAAGACCGGATTGTCATGCCGGTACAGATGCAGAAGTTCTCGATGGATGCTGTTTACACAGCTCCAGAAGAGTTGGAAGAAATGAGAAATGGATACAAAGAAGATATTCATATTTCAGCATTCATTCCCACAATGGTGAATGCCCGCTCTAAAGGGGATATGGCGACAGTGGACGAGTTAAAGGAATTAGGAGAGGAAGTTGGTATTCCTGTACTGACAACGATTCCGTATATCGTCAAGATTCAATCCTTACAACGAGAAGCACGTCCTGTCATTGACCATAAAAGTCCAGCGACAGATGCCTACTTACAGCTAGCAGAGGAGGTACTCTCACTATGA
- the celB gene encoding PTS cellobiose transporter subunit IIC yields MTENSKWFDLLSRFLMPMAAFLNNSRYLQTLRDAFMLAFPITMFGSLIVVVANLPFLDKFMSPGVLDAFKTSLGNAPSATMGIMSLFVVFGIGYYLSKSYEVEAVFGGVIALVSFLLLTPFFVSVENVTEPVGNVIPLDRLGAKGMFLAMITGFLAGEIYRLIVQKNWTIKMPAGVPTAVAKSFSALVPALLTLTVFLGINIAVASLLDTNLHDLIFNLVQKPLVNLGNGLVPTLIAIFFVQLFWFFGLHGQVIVNSVMDPIWNTLSLENLNAYTANGEIPNIISKQFIEIYTVGIGGSGSTLAVVVAILLFMRSKQLKQIGKLSIGPGVFNVNEPMIFGLPIVMNPLIMIPWIVAPLITVTVTYFAMSTGIVPPPTGVAVPWTVPMFISGMMATNSLAGGLLQLVNFAIIMAVWFPFLVFIDRLNLKKEREEANATQEKKEQIG; encoded by the coding sequence ATGACAGAGAATAGTAAGTGGTTCGACCTGTTGAGCCGTTTCCTGATGCCGATGGCGGCATTCTTGAACAACAGTCGCTACCTGCAGACGTTACGTGACGCATTCATGCTTGCTTTCCCGATTACGATGTTCGGTTCCTTGATCGTCGTCGTCGCCAACCTACCATTCCTCGACAAGTTCATGTCCCCTGGCGTGCTCGACGCCTTCAAGACGTCGCTCGGGAATGCACCATCTGCGACGATGGGCATCATGTCATTGTTCGTCGTGTTCGGTATTGGCTATTATCTATCCAAGAGTTATGAGGTCGAAGCCGTATTCGGTGGTGTCATCGCCCTCGTCTCGTTCCTATTACTTACTCCGTTCTTCGTCTCGGTCGAAAACGTCACGGAGCCGGTGGGTAACGTCATCCCGCTCGACCGACTCGGCGCGAAGGGCATGTTCCTCGCCATGATCACAGGATTCCTGGCAGGAGAGATCTATCGCTTGATCGTCCAGAAGAACTGGACAATCAAGATGCCGGCTGGTGTACCGACCGCGGTCGCTAAATCGTTCTCGGCACTCGTACCGGCATTACTTACGCTCACCGTCTTCCTCGGGATTAACATCGCAGTCGCTTCACTTTTGGACACGAACCTACATGATCTCATCTTTAATCTCGTCCAAAAACCACTCGTCAACCTAGGGAATGGTCTCGTCCCGACATTGATTGCCATCTTCTTCGTCCAATTGTTCTGGTTTTTCGGTCTCCACGGTCAGGTCATCGTCAACTCGGTAATGGATCCGATTTGGAACACGCTGTCCCTCGAGAACCTGAACGCCTATACCGCGAACGGAGAAATCCCGAACATCATCAGCAAACAGTTCATCGAAATCTACACCGTCGGGATCGGAGGCTCGGGTTCGACGCTGGCGGTGGTCGTCGCCATCCTGTTGTTCATGCGCTCCAAGCAATTGAAGCAGATCGGGAAACTATCAATTGGGCCTGGTGTCTTCAACGTCAATGAGCCGATGATTTTCGGTCTCCCGATCGTCATGAACCCGTTGATCATGATTCCATGGATCGTCGCACCATTGATCACGGTGACCGTGACATACTTCGCCATGTCGACGGGCATCGTCCCGCCTCCGACCGGCGTAGCCGTGCCGTGGACCGTGCCGATGTTCATCAGCGGCATGATGGCGACCAACTCTCTCGCCGGAGGTCTGTTACAGCTCGTCAACTTCGCCATCATCATGGCGGTATGGTTCCCGTTCCTCGTCTTCATCGATCGCCTGAACCTGAAGAAGGAGCGTGAGGAGGCGAACGCTACGCAGGAGAAGAAGGAACAAATCGGCTGA
- a CDS encoding GntR family transcriptional regulator, with amino-acid sequence MSTKKKPKYEKIADELRGRILNGGYDVEEALPDEIQLAEEFAVSRMTMKRALEILVSEGIIYRQRGQGTFILPSSFSQGRINVLNKESQGLTKLLGERAVRSEVLQFEVRFPDAEVARHLMIEKTDPVYEIRRVRYVDDEPYVIEHTFMPSSLITGVTKEVLDSSIYRYIQEELGYSITSSHKMIRADKPDQWDRDYLGNEETDPIIEVEQVVFLGNGKPFEYSFSRHRYDKFVFTSVHIGR; translated from the coding sequence ATGTCTACTAAAAAGAAACCAAAGTACGAGAAAATCGCAGATGAACTGCGCGGACGAATCCTTAACGGAGGTTATGATGTTGAGGAAGCGTTGCCGGACGAGATCCAACTCGCGGAGGAGTTCGCGGTCAGCCGGATGACGATGAAGCGGGCCCTCGAAATCCTGGTGTCGGAAGGCATCATCTACCGCCAGCGAGGGCAAGGGACCTTCATCCTACCTTCGAGCTTCTCGCAGGGTAGGATCAACGTGTTGAACAAAGAATCCCAAGGGCTGACGAAGCTTCTCGGCGAGCGGGCCGTCAGGAGTGAAGTCCTCCAGTTCGAGGTGCGCTTCCCGGATGCGGAGGTCGCCCGTCACCTGATGATTGAGAAGACGGATCCCGTCTATGAAATCCGGCGCGTCCGTTATGTCGATGACGAACCTTACGTGATCGAGCATACGTTCATGCCTTCCTCGTTGATCACTGGCGTGACGAAGGAGGTCCTCGATAGTTCAATCTATCGATACATCCAGGAAGAACTCGGTTACTCGATTACGAGCTCACACAAGATGATCCGGGCGGATAAACCGGACCAGTGGGACCGCGATTATCTCGGGAATGAGGAGACCGATCCAATCATCGAGGTCGAGCAAGTCGTCTTTCTCGGGAACGGGAAGCCGTTCGAGTATTCGTTCTCGCGACACCGTTACGATAAGTTCGTCTTTACTTCCGTTCACATCGGTCGATGA
- a CDS encoding PTS sugar transporter subunit IIB: MKKIMLACSSGMSTSILVSKMQEHAKGIGEEAKIWAVGQDQAMKEMVGADVILIGPQMRFLLSKFQKATDKPVEVIDMMAYGMADGKAAYEQAVKLMG, translated from the coding sequence ATGAAGAAAATCATGTTGGCGTGTAGTTCAGGAATGTCGACGAGCATCTTAGTGTCGAAGATGCAGGAGCATGCGAAGGGTATCGGAGAAGAAGCGAAGATTTGGGCAGTCGGACAGGACCAGGCGATGAAGGAGATGGTTGGCGCCGACGTCATATTGATCGGACCACAAATGCGATTCCTTTTATCGAAGTTTCAGAAAGCGACCGATAAGCCCGTCGAGGTAATCGACATGATGGCATACGGCATGGCAGATGGAAAAGCAGCCTATGAACAAGCCGTAAAGTTGATGGGGTGA
- a CDS encoding type I phosphomannose isomerase catalytic subunit: MQEAIYFEPIVKERIWGGQRLREYGFSIPEGIPTGEVWTLASHPNGTTRVKSGPFVGLDLEELWSNQPEIFGIKTDSDFPLLLKWIDASTDLSVQVHPNDSNARRYEQQPFGKNECWYIIDCPEDASLIYGHSLSSPEEFDEVVRQGTLLQSLHHVPVSKGDFLYVPAGTVHALTEGCVVLEIQQNSDTTYRLHDYDRLDPVTGTPRTLHIEQARRVIRFPHYRYLEPSVSLSPFRRRLTRNPDFFVEEWTIRQTHALDPSPSFRIITVVEGSIELDDVMLSVGATVLLPAGSKHVVSGDGLMLVTGPATRTTTSLRIGVDLGGTQTRVAVVDQEKVIKQLSFPTNPVAGPRQTISHIEHAIRYFSEEFHLTNIGIAAPGPLDAKTGHLLSPPNLPGWDDVDLVTPISSSFGLPTHLENDANAAALGEALFGAGKTSSSVYYVTVSTGIGGGYVHEKKLIRGANGYAGEIGNTIIDSSGPVHPVLNVGSLEGLASGTALQSRALEKEASSIEMLLTVPSERTRFINHLATGLANIIHTIDPETIIIGGGVTESADVFWEELICRVRELVYPALRSSIDIRLATLQGYAGVIGAAYFD; this comes from the coding sequence ATGCAGGAAGCGATTTATTTCGAACCGATCGTCAAGGAACGGATATGGGGCGGACAGAGACTTCGTGAGTATGGTTTTTCCATTCCCGAAGGCATTCCGACGGGAGAGGTCTGGACACTCGCGAGTCATCCGAACGGTACTACGCGCGTTAAATCCGGACCGTTCGTTGGTCTCGATCTGGAAGAGTTGTGGTCAAACCAACCTGAAATCTTCGGCATAAAGACGGATTCCGATTTCCCACTCCTGTTGAAGTGGATCGATGCCTCGACGGACCTATCCGTCCAGGTCCATCCGAACGACTCCAATGCCAGACGTTACGAGCAACAACCTTTCGGAAAGAACGAATGTTGGTACATCATCGATTGTCCGGAGGACGCTTCGCTCATCTACGGTCATTCTTTGTCTTCCCCGGAAGAGTTTGACGAGGTCGTCCGTCAGGGGACGTTGTTGCAGTCATTGCATCACGTACCGGTATCGAAGGGTGACTTCCTCTATGTACCGGCGGGGACCGTCCATGCTCTGACCGAAGGATGTGTCGTCCTCGAGATCCAACAGAACTCGGACACGACCTATCGTCTGCACGACTATGATCGTCTCGATCCAGTCACCGGAACTCCACGCACACTCCACATCGAACAGGCCCGTCGCGTGATACGGTTCCCTCACTATCGTTACTTAGAGCCTTCCGTTTCGTTGTCTCCATTCAGAAGACGGCTGACGCGGAATCCTGATTTCTTCGTCGAGGAATGGACCATCCGTCAGACCCATGCATTGGACCCGAGTCCGTCGTTTCGTATAATTACCGTCGTCGAGGGGTCCATCGAATTGGACGACGTCATGTTATCGGTCGGAGCAACCGTACTCCTCCCCGCCGGCAGCAAGCATGTCGTCTCCGGAGACGGTCTCATGTTGGTCACTGGGCCAGCGACGAGGACAACGACATCACTCCGGATCGGTGTCGACCTTGGCGGTACGCAAACACGCGTCGCCGTCGTCGATCAGGAGAAGGTCATCAAGCAGTTGTCTTTCCCGACTAATCCAGTCGCCGGCCCTAGGCAGACCATCTCGCACATCGAACATGCCATCCGATACTTCTCGGAAGAGTTCCATCTGACGAACATTGGCATCGCCGCGCCTGGTCCACTCGACGCGAAGACCGGACACCTGTTATCCCCACCGAATCTGCCAGGCTGGGACGACGTCGATCTCGTCACTCCCATCTCTTCCAGCTTCGGGCTCCCGACACACCTCGAGAACGATGCGAATGCAGCAGCGCTCGGCGAGGCGTTGTTCGGAGCCGGAAAAACATCCTCTTCCGTCTATTATGTGACGGTCAGCACTGGCATCGGCGGGGGCTATGTCCATGAGAAGAAGCTCATTCGCGGGGCCAATGGGTATGCGGGAGAGATTGGCAACACCATCATCGATTCATCCGGGCCTGTCCATCCGGTGCTCAACGTCGGATCCCTCGAGGGGTTGGCGAGCGGCACCGCACTCCAATCACGTGCCTTGGAGAAGGAAGCCTCGTCCATCGAGATGCTGCTCACCGTACCCTCAGAACGAACCCGGTTCATCAACCACTTGGCGACAGGGCTCGCGAACATCATCCACACGATTGACCCTGAGACCATCATCATAGGAGGGGGCGTCACGGAATCTGCAGATGTTTTCTGGGAAGAGTTGATCTGTCGAGTCCGTGAACTCGTTTATCCTGCTCTTCGCTCAAGCATTGATATACGTCTTGCGACGTTACAAGGGTATGCGGGGGTCATCGGTGCTGCTTACTTTGACTGA
- a CDS encoding glycoside hydrolase family 1 protein yields MNQTENTTTQEKKYTFPTDFWWGTAASATQMEGAAYEGGKGPNIWDYWYEQEPNRFFDGVGATVASDFYHQYEKDIALMKELGHNSFRMSISWSRLFPTGEGEVNPLAVDFYNRVIDELIQSGIEPFVNLYHFDMPLALQQQGGWESREVVTRYVDYAKVCFELFGDRVTKWFTHNEPIVPVEGGYLYDFHYPNVVDFKRAVQVAYHSILSSALAIEAYKESGKAGKIGIILNLTPSYPRSQNEADLHAAHLADILFNRSFLDPSVLGTFPSELIDLLKEQDALPLMEELDRQKIATHTVDLLGINYYQPRRIKVKEHLPNPKAPFMPEHLFDYYEMPGRKMNRHRGWEIYEKGVYDILTNLRENYGNIECFISENGMGVEGEERYRDADGSIQDDYRIDFIAEHLKWVHLALEEGSNVKGYHLWTFMDNWSWSNAYKNRYGFVGVDLTSQSRTVKKSGHWFKHVIEEDGFVR; encoded by the coding sequence ATGAATCAGACAGAGAACACGACCACGCAGGAGAAAAAGTATACCTTCCCGACCGACTTCTGGTGGGGGACAGCCGCATCCGCGACGCAAATGGAAGGTGCTGCGTATGAGGGCGGAAAAGGACCAAACATCTGGGACTATTGGTACGAGCAGGAGCCGAATCGTTTCTTCGACGGCGTTGGTGCGACGGTGGCGTCCGACTTCTATCATCAGTACGAAAAGGACATTGCTTTGATGAAAGAACTCGGGCACAACTCGTTCCGGATGTCGATCTCCTGGTCCCGTCTGTTCCCGACCGGGGAAGGGGAGGTCAACCCGCTCGCCGTCGATTTCTACAATCGCGTGATCGACGAGCTGATCCAGTCCGGCATCGAGCCCTTCGTCAACCTGTACCACTTCGACATGCCGCTCGCGTTGCAGCAGCAGGGTGGCTGGGAGAGCCGAGAAGTCGTCACACGTTACGTCGACTATGCTAAGGTCTGCTTCGAGCTGTTCGGGGACCGCGTGACGAAATGGTTCACGCACAACGAACCGATTGTTCCGGTAGAGGGAGGCTATCTGTACGACTTCCATTATCCGAACGTGGTGGATTTCAAGCGCGCCGTCCAGGTCGCCTATCATTCAATCTTATCGAGTGCCCTTGCCATCGAGGCGTATAAGGAGTCGGGCAAGGCTGGTAAGATTGGCATCATCCTCAACCTGACGCCGTCATATCCGAGAAGCCAGAACGAGGCTGACCTTCATGCCGCGCATCTGGCGGACATCCTGTTCAACCGTTCCTTCCTGGACCCGTCCGTGCTCGGGACATTTCCGTCAGAGTTGATAGACCTGTTGAAGGAGCAGGATGCGCTTCCTCTGATGGAGGAACTGGATCGACAGAAGATTGCGACCCACACGGTCGACCTGCTCGGCATCAACTATTATCAGCCGAGACGGATTAAGGTGAAGGAACATCTTCCGAACCCGAAGGCACCGTTCATGCCGGAGCACCTGTTCGACTACTATGAGATGCCAGGGCGGAAGATGAACCGTCATCGTGGCTGGGAGATCTACGAGAAGGGCGTCTATGACATCCTGACGAACCTTCGTGAGAACTACGGGAACATCGAGTGCTTCATCTCAGAGAACGGGATGGGGGTCGAGGGGGAGGAACGCTATCGCGACGCGGACGGCAGCATCCAGGACGATTACCGAATCGACTTCATCGCGGAGCACCTGAAGTGGGTGCATCTGGCCTTGGAGGAAGGTTCGAACGTCAAAGGCTATCACCTTTGGACCTTCATGGACAACTGGTCATGGAGTAACGCCTACAAGAACCGCTACGGCTTCGTCGGCGTGGATCTTACGAGTCAGAGCCGGACGGTCAAGAAGAGTGGTCACTGGTTCAAGCATGTGATCGAAGAGGATGGGTTCGTGAGATGA
- a CDS encoding DUF3102 domain-containing protein, whose translation MKARNKQIHKVRPQDQHPYRSGLTDLSSVVQKLPVSRDLENLAVEIKELAKIQTISVFEIGKRLSIAKSEMHDQQEWRTFLEFVNMSNSLASRYVKAFDTLEPFEEQLQTLPASKVFELMYVDDPEDVVLNGLPVEEGRKSLDSATVREIRAARSTTPKVKVKSFQQPEVTSTVLSTRVPTETSEQIHVLARAKGLSISEYISKMIEETIQRNIIEDQSEIVEGEKEQ comes from the coding sequence ATGAAAGCGCGGAATAAACAAATCCATAAAGTAAGACCACAGGATCAACATCCTTATCGGAGTGGATTGACTGATCTGAGTTCTGTCGTGCAGAAGTTACCGGTTTCCCGCGATTTAGAAAATCTCGCAGTCGAGATCAAGGAGTTAGCTAAGATTCAAACGATCTCTGTTTTCGAGATTGGTAAGCGCTTGTCGATTGCTAAATCAGAAATGCATGATCAACAAGAATGGCGCACATTTTTAGAATTCGTCAACATGTCCAATTCACTCGCCTCCCGATATGTTAAAGCATTTGACACTCTAGAACCATTTGAAGAACAACTCCAAACGTTACCTGCATCCAAAGTATTCGAACTGATGTATGTCGATGACCCAGAAGACGTTGTTTTAAATGGTTTACCTGTAGAAGAAGGACGGAAGTCATTAGACAGTGCGACAGTACGAGAAATTCGTGCTGCTCGATCAACGACACCTAAAGTAAAAGTCAAATCGTTTCAACAACCGGAAGTGACATCGACCGTCCTTTCTACACGAGTTCCTACAGAAACATCAGAACAGATTCATGTGTTAGCGCGTGCTAAAGGACTCAGCATTAGTGAATACATTTCAAAGATGATCGAAGAGACAATTCAGCGAAACATTATTGAAGATCAGAGTGAGATCGTGGAAGGAGAGAAGGAACAGTGA
- a CDS encoding PTS lactose/cellobiose transporter subunit IIA — MQMNEQTIEQVAFMMILHSGNARSTIREAIEAYKEGTFEEFERLLSDARAQLQEAHQVHFGQVQKEASGEPTTLSLLLLHAEDHLMSTQTMLDLTAGLIELMEHKFSKK, encoded by the coding sequence ATGCAAATGAACGAACAGACAATTGAGCAAGTCGCATTTATGATGATCCTACACAGCGGGAATGCCAGAAGTACGATTCGTGAGGCGATCGAAGCCTATAAGGAAGGGACGTTCGAGGAGTTCGAGCGGTTGCTGTCGGATGCACGCGCTCAACTACAAGAAGCACATCAGGTCCATTTCGGGCAGGTCCAGAAGGAAGCGAGCGGTGAACCGACGACGCTATCCTTGTTGTTGCTACACGCGGAGGACCATCTGATGTCGACGCAGACGATGCTGGATCTGACGGCTGGGCTCATCGAGCTCATGGAACATAAGTTCTCTAAAAAATGA